A part of Streptomyces sp. NBC_01451 genomic DNA contains:
- a CDS encoding PaaX family transcriptional regulator, with translation MINVSEQHAPRSLIVTLYGAYGRFMPGPLPVAELIRLLAAVGVDAPSVRSSVSRLKRRGLLVPARTAQGAAGYELSPDARQLLDDGDRRVYAAAPPPLDEGWILAVFSVPESERQKRHVLRSRLAGLGFGTAAPGVWVAPARLYEETRHTLERLRLDPYVDFFRGEHLGFAATVEAVSRWWDLAAIAKEHEAFLDRHARVLHDWEKRADTPPAEAYRDYLMALDSWRHLPYADPGLPAHLLPADWPGVRSAAVFQGLHARLRDAGAAFAGV, from the coding sequence ATGATCAACGTGTCCGAACAGCACGCCCCGCGGTCTCTCATCGTCACGCTCTACGGCGCGTACGGCCGATTCATGCCCGGCCCGCTACCCGTCGCCGAGCTGATCCGGCTCCTCGCCGCGGTCGGCGTCGACGCGCCGTCCGTACGGTCGTCCGTGTCCCGCCTGAAGCGGCGCGGCCTGCTCGTGCCGGCCCGTACGGCCCAGGGCGCGGCCGGGTACGAACTCTCGCCGGACGCCCGCCAGCTGCTCGACGACGGCGACCGGCGCGTGTACGCCGCCGCCCCTCCCCCGCTCGACGAGGGCTGGATCCTCGCCGTGTTCTCCGTCCCCGAGTCGGAGCGCCAGAAGCGCCATGTCCTCCGTTCCCGGCTGGCCGGACTCGGCTTCGGCACGGCCGCCCCGGGTGTGTGGGTGGCCCCGGCGCGCCTCTACGAGGAGACCCGCCACACCCTGGAGCGGCTGCGCCTCGACCCGTACGTCGACTTCTTCCGCGGCGAGCACCTGGGCTTCGCGGCGACGGTCGAGGCGGTCTCCCGCTGGTGGGACCTGGCCGCGATCGCCAAGGAGCACGAGGCCTTCCTCGACCGCCACGCGCGCGTGCTGCACGACTGGGAGAAGCGCGCGGACACCCCGCCGGCGGAGGCGTACCGCGACTATCTGATGGCGCTGGACTCCTGGCGCCACCTGCCGTACGCCGACCCGGGCCTGCCCGCCCACCTGCTCCCGGCGGACTGGCCGGGCGTACGCTCGGCTGCCGTCTTCCAGGGGCTGCACGCCCGGCTGCGGGACGCGGGGGCGGCATTCGCGGGGGTGTGA
- a CDS encoding DUF5999 family protein encodes MCSHQPPCPSADRPDRDAAHIVAFHPEQGWNLLCNGAIVFDDTGELLPDGSVITPHRLTAAA; translated from the coding sequence ATGTGTTCACACCAGCCCCCGTGCCCCTCGGCCGACCGTCCCGACCGCGACGCCGCGCACATCGTCGCCTTCCACCCCGAGCAGGGCTGGAACCTCCTGTGCAACGGTGCGATCGTCTTCGACGACACCGGCGAGCTGCTGCCCGACGGCAGCGTGATCACCCCGCACCGTCTGACCGCTGCGGCCTGA
- a CDS encoding AMP-binding protein encodes MDPTHSRQPGYGRVPEDRADATARRIPSAHVDTFARDHLPPPDQWPDLRLDLPELRYPDRLNCAAELLDGPAAGRPAFRTATGEVWTYGELRTRVDRVAHVLTRDLGVVPGNRVLLRGPTTPWLAACWLAVLKAGAVAVTVLAQQRPHELRTMCGIAQVRHALCDIRALDDLAKAEVPGLRITTYGGDGLDDLLNRPVPGTPYPAVDTAADDVALIAFTSGTTGRPKGCMHFHRDVLAVADTFSRHVLKPRADDVFAGSPPLGFTFGLGGLVVFPMRAGASALLLEQAGPKQLLPAIAEHRVSVLFTAPTAYRAMLDELDAYDTGSLRRCVSAGENLPEATWRAWYEHTGLRLINGIGATELLHIFISAADQDIRPGTTGIPVPGWHARVQDENGEPVPDGTPGLLAVRGPVGCRYLADPRQDAYVRGGWNITGDTYVRESDGYFRYVARADDMIISAGYNIAGPEVEETLLRHPDVVETAVVGREDESRGQVVVAYAVLREGVRQDAEALRAFVREELAPYKCPREIVFLDALPRTATGKLQRFRLRTDARPI; translated from the coding sequence ATGGACCCCACGCACTCCAGGCAGCCCGGGTACGGCAGGGTTCCCGAGGACCGCGCCGACGCCACCGCCCGGCGGATCCCCTCGGCCCACGTCGACACCTTCGCGCGCGACCATCTGCCGCCCCCGGACCAGTGGCCCGACCTCCGCCTCGACCTGCCCGAACTGCGCTACCCCGACCGGCTGAACTGCGCGGCCGAGCTGCTGGACGGGCCCGCGGCCGGACGCCCCGCGTTCCGTACCGCCACCGGCGAGGTGTGGACGTACGGCGAGCTGCGCACCCGCGTCGACCGGGTCGCGCATGTCCTGACCCGGGATCTCGGGGTCGTCCCCGGCAACCGTGTCCTCCTGCGCGGTCCCACCACACCGTGGCTCGCGGCCTGCTGGCTGGCGGTGCTGAAGGCGGGCGCGGTCGCGGTCACCGTGCTGGCCCAGCAGCGTCCGCACGAGCTGCGCACGATGTGCGGGATCGCCCAGGTGCGGCACGCGCTGTGCGACATCCGGGCCCTCGACGACCTCGCCAAGGCGGAGGTACCGGGGCTGCGGATCACGACGTACGGCGGCGACGGCCTCGACGACCTGCTGAACCGTCCGGTGCCGGGCACCCCGTATCCCGCCGTGGACACCGCGGCCGACGACGTGGCGCTGATCGCGTTCACGTCCGGGACCACCGGCCGCCCGAAAGGGTGCATGCACTTCCACCGGGACGTGCTCGCCGTCGCCGACACGTTCTCGCGGCACGTGCTGAAGCCGCGCGCGGACGACGTGTTCGCGGGCAGTCCGCCGCTCGGTTTCACCTTCGGGCTCGGCGGTCTGGTGGTCTTCCCGATGCGGGCCGGGGCCAGCGCGCTCCTCCTCGAACAGGCGGGACCCAAACAGCTGTTGCCGGCCATCGCCGAGCACCGCGTCTCGGTGCTGTTCACCGCGCCGACGGCGTACCGCGCGATGCTCGACGAGCTGGACGCGTACGACACCGGTTCGCTGCGCCGCTGCGTCTCGGCGGGCGAGAACCTCCCCGAGGCCACCTGGCGGGCCTGGTACGAGCACACCGGCCTGCGGCTGATCAACGGCATCGGCGCGACCGAACTGCTGCACATCTTCATCTCGGCGGCCGACCAGGACATCAGGCCCGGCACGACCGGGATTCCGGTGCCGGGCTGGCACGCGCGCGTGCAGGACGAGAACGGCGAGCCGGTGCCGGACGGCACGCCCGGGCTGCTCGCGGTGCGCGGCCCGGTCGGGTGCCGGTATCTCGCCGATCCGCGCCAGGACGCGTATGTGCGGGGTGGCTGGAACATCACCGGGGACACGTACGTCCGGGAGAGCGACGGCTACTTCCGCTATGTGGCCCGGGCCGACGACATGATCATCTCGGCCGGGTACAACATCGCGGGCCCGGAGGTCGAGGAGACGCTGCTGCGCCATCCGGACGTCGTGGAGACGGCCGTGGTGGGACGGGAGGACGAGTCGCGCGGTCAGGTCGTGGTGGCGTACGCCGTGCTCAGGGAGGGCGTACGCCAGGACGCGGAGGCGCTGCGCGCGTTCGTCAGGGAGGAGCTGGCACCGTACAAGTGTCCGCGCGAGATCGTCTTCCTGGACGCCCTGCCGCGGACGGCGACGGGCAAGCTCCAACGCTTCCGGCTGCGCACCGACGCGAGGCCGATCTGA
- a CDS encoding aminopeptidase P family protein: MTTGWADTELRDLRPIEQAPYAAERRAALSARFPGERLIVPAGNLKVRANDTHYPFRPSTEYVHLTGDQTEDALLVLEPRADGAGHDAVAYLLPRSDRQSGEFWQGAAKGELWVGRRHSLAEAEQLLGLPCRDVREAADELRAAPAVPTRIVRGYDAGLEAAVPTDEERDTELKSVLSDLRLVKDDWEIGEMRKAVDSTVRGFVDVVKELSTAIATSERWIEGTFFRRARLEGNDIGYGSICAAGEHATIMHWVRNDGEVRPGELLLLDAGVETNSLYTADVTRTLPISGTFSPLQRKIYDAVYEAQEAGIRTVKPGAAYRDFHVAAQRYLAGKLVEWGLLEGDPEDVYELALQRRFTMAGTGHMLGLDVHDCAKSRTELYVDGTLEPGMILTVEPGLYFQPDDLTVPAEYRGIGVRIEDDILVTADGHENLSAGLPRTSDEVEAWMRGLTGA, from the coding sequence ATGACGACGGGGTGGGCCGACACCGAGCTGCGGGACCTGCGCCCGATCGAGCAGGCGCCCTACGCCGCCGAGCGCCGCGCCGCCCTCTCCGCCCGGTTCCCCGGCGAGCGTCTGATCGTCCCGGCCGGCAACCTCAAGGTCCGCGCCAACGACACGCACTACCCGTTCCGTCCGTCCACCGAGTACGTCCATCTCACGGGCGACCAGACCGAGGACGCGCTCCTCGTCCTCGAACCCCGCGCGGACGGCGCCGGTCATGACGCCGTCGCCTACCTCCTGCCCCGCTCCGACCGGCAGAGCGGCGAGTTCTGGCAGGGCGCGGCCAAGGGCGAGCTGTGGGTCGGCCGCCGTCACTCCCTCGCGGAGGCCGAGCAGCTCCTCGGCCTGCCCTGCCGTGACGTCCGCGAGGCCGCCGACGAGCTGCGCGCGGCCCCCGCCGTCCCCACCAGGATCGTGCGCGGCTACGACGCCGGGCTGGAAGCCGCCGTGCCGACGGACGAGGAGCGTGACACCGAGCTGAAGTCGGTCCTGTCCGACCTGCGGCTGGTGAAGGACGACTGGGAGATCGGCGAGATGCGCAAGGCGGTCGACTCGACCGTGCGTGGATTCGTGGATGTGGTGAAGGAGTTGTCGACCGCGATCGCCACCTCGGAGCGCTGGATCGAGGGAACCTTCTTCCGCCGCGCCCGACTTGAGGGCAACGACATCGGCTACGGCTCGATCTGCGCCGCCGGCGAGCACGCCACGATCATGCACTGGGTCCGCAACGACGGCGAAGTCCGGCCGGGCGAACTGCTGTTGCTCGACGCGGGCGTGGAGACGAACTCCCTCTACACCGCCGACGTCACCCGCACCCTCCCCATCAGCGGCACCTTCTCCCCGCTCCAGCGCAAGATCTACGACGCGGTGTACGAGGCGCAGGAGGCCGGCATCCGGACGGTCAAGCCCGGTGCCGCGTACCGGGACTTCCACGTCGCCGCCCAGCGGTACCTGGCCGGGAAGCTCGTCGAGTGGGGCCTCCTGGAGGGCGACCCGGAGGACGTGTACGAGCTGGCCCTCCAGCGCCGATTCACCATGGCCGGCACCGGTCACATGCTCGGCCTGGACGTGCACGACTGCGCCAAGTCCCGTACCGAGCTGTACGTCGACGGCACCCTCGAACCCGGCATGATCCTCACGGTGGAGCCGGGCCTGTACTTCCAGCCGGACGACCTGACCGTGCCGGCGGAGTACCGGGGCATCGGGGTCCGGATCGAGGACGACATCCTCGTGACGGCGGACGGTCACGAGAACCTGTCGGCCGGGCTGCCCCGTACGTCCGACGAGGTCGAGGCATGGATGCGGGGGCTGACCGGCGCGTAG
- a CDS encoding (2Fe-2S)-binding protein codes for MTPLELARARPGTPFTVTVDGDETAALPGQTVAAVLWSAGITSWRRTRGSGAPRGIFCGIGVCFDCLVTVNDRPNQRACLVPATPGDAIRSQEGTGHGELR; via the coding sequence ATGACTCCGCTGGAGCTGGCCCGGGCCCGGCCCGGAACCCCGTTCACCGTCACCGTCGACGGGGACGAGACCGCCGCGCTGCCCGGTCAGACCGTCGCCGCCGTGCTCTGGTCGGCCGGCATCACCTCCTGGCGCCGCACCCGGGGCAGCGGTGCCCCACGCGGGATCTTCTGCGGCATCGGGGTCTGCTTCGACTGCCTCGTCACGGTCAACGACCGCCCCAACCAACGGGCTTGCCTCGTCCCGGCCACCCCGGGCGACGCGATCCGCAGCCAGGAAGGCACCGGTCATGGCGAACTCCGGTAA
- a CDS encoding acyl-CoA dehydrogenase family protein yields MPAFSLEPGQAAWCAELRTLAADRLRPLADKGEPGRVNRPLVAELGRLGLLSRLFTSGALDLCLMRESLARSCTEAETALALQGLGAHPVHAHGTPAQRERWLPRVSEGSAVAAFALSEPGAGSDAAALSLTATPDGPSGWRLTGEKCWISNAPEADFYTVFARTTVGAGARGVTAFLLPADRPGLTGSALDMLSPHPIGALALDAVPVTADDVIGEPDRGFRVAMGTLNLFRPSVGAFAVGMAQAALDATLAHTGQRDAFGGKLKDLQAVAHQVAEMALRTEAARLMVYAAAAAYDEGGQDVPGRAAMAKLLATETAQYVVDAAVQLHGARALRRGHLLEHLYREVRAPRIYEGASEVQRTVIAKELYRGSQGSKGSPGLAEGTGAE; encoded by the coding sequence ATGCCCGCATTCTCGCTCGAACCGGGTCAGGCCGCCTGGTGTGCCGAGCTGCGCACGCTGGCCGCCGACCGGCTGCGCCCACTCGCCGACAAGGGCGAACCGGGCCGAGTCAACCGTCCCCTCGTCGCCGAACTCGGCCGACTCGGCCTGCTCTCCCGGCTGTTCACCTCCGGGGCACTCGACCTGTGCCTGATGCGGGAGTCCCTCGCCCGCTCCTGCACCGAGGCGGAGACCGCCCTCGCCCTCCAGGGCCTCGGCGCCCACCCCGTCCACGCCCACGGGACGCCGGCCCAGCGCGAACGCTGGCTGCCCCGGGTGAGCGAGGGCAGCGCGGTGGCCGCGTTCGCGCTGAGCGAGCCGGGCGCGGGCTCCGACGCGGCGGCCCTCTCGCTCACGGCCACCCCCGACGGCCCCTCCGGCTGGCGCCTCACCGGCGAGAAGTGCTGGATCTCCAACGCCCCCGAGGCCGACTTCTACACCGTCTTCGCCCGTACGACAGTGGGAGCCGGGGCCCGTGGAGTCACGGCGTTCCTCCTCCCCGCCGACCGGCCCGGCCTCACCGGCAGCGCCCTCGACATGCTCTCCCCGCACCCCATCGGCGCCCTCGCCCTCGACGCCGTACCGGTGACCGCGGACGACGTCATCGGCGAACCCGACCGCGGATTCCGGGTCGCCATGGGCACGTTGAACCTGTTCCGGCCGAGCGTCGGCGCCTTCGCGGTCGGCATGGCCCAGGCGGCCTTGGACGCGACCCTCGCCCACACCGGCCAACGGGACGCGTTCGGCGGCAAGTTGAAGGATCTCCAGGCCGTCGCCCACCAGGTCGCCGAGATGGCCCTGCGCACCGAGGCGGCCCGGCTGATGGTCTACGCGGCAGCGGCGGCGTACGACGAAGGCGGCCAGGACGTCCCCGGGCGCGCCGCGATGGCGAAGCTGCTGGCCACCGAGACCGCGCAGTACGTCGTCGACGCGGCCGTCCAACTGCACGGCGCCCGGGCGCTGCGGCGCGGCCACCTCCTCGAACACCTCTACCGGGAGGTGCGGGCACCGCGCATCTACGAGGGCGCGAGCGAAGTCCAACGGACGGTCATCGCGAAGGAGTTGTACAGGGGCTCGCAGGGTTCGAAGGGCTCGCCGGGCCTGGCCGAAGGGACGGGTGCCGAATGA
- a CDS encoding response regulator transcription factor — MTTVLIVNDQALQRLGLRMFLETQPDLTVVGEATDCAQAVRAATALRPDVVLLDPGPTDADRVRAVRRITRTDCHAKASCSEPPGPLPPRVLVLIASDGDEYACATLRAGADGILLKDALPEELAAAVRIVALGGSVLSPRLTRALIEAVRERDSTDEPDRGRRLSRLTERETEVLAALASGWSNSEIAEQLSIAPTTVKTHISSILAKIGARARVQAVVFAYETGLVRPPWQQPRPPEST, encoded by the coding sequence ATGACCACCGTACTCATCGTCAACGACCAGGCCCTGCAACGTCTCGGCCTGCGCATGTTCCTGGAAACCCAGCCCGACCTCACGGTCGTGGGCGAGGCGACCGACTGCGCCCAAGCGGTCCGGGCCGCCACCGCCCTCCGGCCCGACGTCGTCCTCCTGGACCCGGGCCCGACGGACGCCGACCGCGTTCGGGCCGTACGCCGCATCACCCGAACCGACTGCCATGCCAAGGCGTCATGCTCCGAGCCGCCCGGCCCACTCCCCCCGCGGGTACTCGTGCTGATCGCGTCCGACGGCGACGAGTACGCCTGCGCCACCCTGCGCGCGGGCGCCGACGGAATCCTCCTCAAGGACGCCCTCCCCGAAGAACTCGCCGCGGCCGTGCGCATCGTCGCGCTGGGAGGCTCGGTTCTGTCCCCCCGCCTCACGCGCGCCCTGATCGAGGCCGTCCGGGAACGGGACTCCACCGACGAGCCCGACCGAGGCCGGCGGCTGTCCCGCCTCACCGAACGCGAAACCGAGGTGCTCGCCGCTCTCGCCTCCGGCTGGAGCAACTCGGAGATCGCCGAACAGCTGTCGATAGCGCCGACCACGGTCAAGACCCACATCAGCAGCATCCTCGCCAAGATCGGCGCCCGCGCCCGGGTGCAGGCCGTCGTGTTCGCCTACGAGACAGGCCTGGTCAGGCCGCCTTGGCAGCAGCCCCGCCCACCCGAATCGACCTGA
- a CDS encoding response regulator transcription factor, translated as MTTVLIVDDQALQRMGFNMLLEAQPGMTVVGEATNGAEAVRATAELRPDVVLMDVRMPGMDGIEATRRIVESGGRSRILVLTTFDLDEYAYDALRAGASGFLLKDALPEELVAGVRAVAAGDAVISPGLTRKLIDTFGDRLPGHSPQQQRRLDELTQREREVLTAVASGWTNTEIAERLHLAESTVKSHIGRILTKIDARDRVQAVIFAYDTGLVRPA; from the coding sequence ATGACCACAGTTCTCATCGTCGACGACCAGGCCCTGCAACGCATGGGCTTCAACATGCTCCTCGAAGCGCAGCCCGGCATGACCGTCGTCGGCGAGGCCACCAACGGCGCCGAAGCGGTCCGTGCGACCGCCGAACTGCGCCCCGACGTCGTCCTGATGGACGTACGCATGCCCGGCATGGACGGCATCGAGGCCACCCGGCGCATCGTCGAGTCCGGTGGCCGCTCCCGCATCCTGGTCCTGACCACCTTCGACCTCGACGAGTACGCCTACGACGCCCTGCGCGCCGGGGCCAGCGGCTTCCTGCTCAAGGACGCCCTTCCCGAGGAACTCGTCGCCGGCGTCCGCGCGGTGGCCGCCGGTGACGCGGTCATCTCACCCGGCCTGACCCGCAAGCTCATCGACACCTTCGGCGACCGCCTCCCCGGCCACTCCCCGCAGCAGCAGCGCCGACTCGACGAACTCACCCAGCGTGAACGCGAAGTCCTCACCGCCGTCGCCAGCGGCTGGACCAACACGGAGATCGCCGAACGCCTCCACCTCGCCGAGTCGACCGTCAAGTCGCACATCGGCCGCATCCTCACCAAGATCGACGCCCGCGACCGCGTCCAGGCCGTGATCTTCGCCTACGACACCGGACTCGTCCGCCCGGCATGA
- a CDS encoding sensor histidine kinase → MTVPSAPTARPDDDRTLQILADDSVIASVAYRLAALRQADRAHPRVRHWGVPVFCAALGATSNLNPYNTGDIPAQLALVVAFAVPLLWRERRPMLVFALTTAVSVAALPLGVLTGSESARVVSLFNVGRYCTPRQLALAVGVTTAQLVAWAAVFTGRQLEYATRPEVVTMLAMTAMAAFAALGLLSRLANAYINTLKKERDQQARLATAQERARVSREMHDILGHTLSVIVGLADGAAALAETKPERGAQTLRIISASGRDALAELRRLLAVVGDDNERVDEAPLAPQPGLSDLGSLLERVRAAGPTVTLDTHGDLAHLPPGLQLSVYRIVQEALTNTVRYAASDTSVRVSLTAGPEALQVTVEDDGPPRTPRTRRGRSGGGRGLVGMRERVALYKGTVTAGPNSRGGWTVRAFLVPNPPFPGFASSHEQGEPPSSPEHRS, encoded by the coding sequence GTGACCGTGCCGAGCGCCCCCACTGCCCGCCCGGACGACGACCGGACCCTGCAGATACTGGCCGACGACTCCGTGATCGCCTCGGTCGCCTACCGGCTGGCGGCACTGCGGCAGGCAGACCGGGCACACCCCAGGGTCCGGCACTGGGGTGTGCCGGTCTTCTGCGCCGCGCTCGGCGCCACCTCCAACCTCAACCCCTACAACACCGGTGACATCCCGGCGCAGTTGGCACTCGTCGTCGCCTTCGCCGTCCCGCTCCTGTGGCGGGAGCGCAGGCCCATGCTCGTCTTCGCCCTCACCACGGCCGTGTCCGTGGCGGCCCTCCCCCTGGGGGTGCTGACCGGCTCCGAGTCCGCACGCGTCGTGTCCCTCTTCAACGTCGGCCGGTACTGCACACCGCGCCAACTGGCCCTCGCCGTCGGTGTCACCACCGCGCAGCTCGTCGCGTGGGCCGCCGTGTTCACCGGGCGCCAACTGGAGTACGCCACACGACCGGAGGTCGTGACGATGCTGGCGATGACCGCGATGGCGGCGTTCGCCGCGCTCGGTCTGCTGAGCCGACTGGCCAACGCCTACATCAACACCCTGAAGAAGGAACGCGACCAGCAGGCACGCCTCGCCACCGCGCAGGAACGCGCCCGCGTCTCCCGCGAGATGCACGACATCCTCGGCCACACCCTCTCCGTCATCGTCGGCCTCGCCGACGGCGCCGCCGCCCTCGCCGAGACGAAACCGGAACGCGGCGCCCAGACACTCCGCATCATCAGCGCCAGCGGACGCGACGCCCTGGCCGAACTGCGCCGCCTGCTCGCTGTCGTCGGCGACGACAACGAGCGCGTGGACGAGGCACCACTCGCCCCACAGCCGGGTCTCAGCGACCTCGGCTCACTGCTGGAGCGCGTCCGCGCGGCGGGCCCCACCGTCACCCTGGACACCCACGGCGACCTCGCACACCTGCCCCCGGGTCTCCAACTGTCCGTCTACCGCATCGTCCAGGAGGCCCTGACCAACACCGTCAGGTACGCCGCCTCCGACACCTCCGTCCGCGTGTCGCTCACCGCCGGCCCGGAAGCTCTCCAGGTCACCGTGGAGGACGACGGCCCGCCCCGTACTCCGCGAACCCGGCGCGGACGGTCCGGGGGCGGCCGTGGCCTGGTCGGCATGCGCGAACGCGTCGCCCTCTACAAGGGCACCGTCACCGCGGGCCCCAACTCCCGCGGGGGCTGGACCGTCCGCGCGTTCCTCGTCCCCAACCCGCCCTTCCCCGGCTTCGCGTCCTCGCACGAGCAGGGGGAGCCCCCGTCCTCCCCGGAGCACCGCTCATGA
- a CDS encoding RidA family protein yields the protein MSAERVNPDGLSPPAGFSHAVVATGSRIVFLAGQTALDADGKVVGDTLPEQFERALGNLLAALHAAGGTPADLARVTVYATDVAEYRAQAPRLGRIWRSLAGRDYPAMAVVGIVRLWDERALVELDGFAVLP from the coding sequence ATGAGTGCCGAGCGCGTCAATCCCGACGGTCTCTCGCCGCCCGCCGGCTTCTCGCACGCCGTCGTCGCCACCGGCTCCCGGATCGTGTTCCTCGCCGGGCAGACCGCGCTCGACGCCGACGGGAAGGTCGTGGGGGACACCCTGCCCGAGCAGTTCGAGCGGGCCCTCGGGAATCTCCTCGCCGCACTCCACGCGGCCGGCGGTACGCCCGCCGACCTGGCCCGCGTCACCGTGTACGCCACGGACGTCGCCGAATACCGCGCCCAGGCCCCTCGACTCGGCCGTATCTGGCGGAGCTTGGCGGGGCGCGACTATCCGGCGATGGCGGTGGTCGGGATCGTACGGCTGTGGGACGAACGGGCCCTGGTCGAGCTCGACGGCTTCGCGGTGCTGCCGTAG
- a CDS encoding DUF6299 family protein, producing the protein MSLSFPPAFRSFPAFSSLCRAAAVAAGAVLLTVAPAATAAQAADEGFDRVTVESGSITSDGELTLSGSYRCLSTGDSVRVAASVERGENVWYGMDSIPASCDGSWHQWSNTKATEPGAYEPGPVRVKTSLVEFRRSGFIPMPTVRSEQVQEVVLTEV; encoded by the coding sequence ATGTCACTGTCCTTCCCGCCGGCCTTCCGGTCCTTCCCGGCGTTCTCGTCCCTCTGCCGTGCCGCGGCCGTCGCCGCCGGCGCCGTGCTGCTGACCGTGGCCCCGGCCGCGACGGCGGCCCAGGCCGCGGACGAGGGCTTCGACCGGGTGACGGTCGAATCCGGCAGCATCACGTCCGACGGCGAGCTCACGCTCTCCGGCAGCTACCGCTGCCTCAGCACCGGCGACTCCGTCCGCGTCGCGGCCTCGGTCGAGCGCGGCGAGAACGTCTGGTACGGCATGGACAGCATCCCCGCCAGCTGTGACGGCTCCTGGCACCAGTGGTCGAACACCAAGGCCACCGAGCCGGGCGCCTACGAGCCCGGCCCGGTGCGGGTGAAGACCAGCCTGGTGGAGTTCCGCCGCTCGGGCTTCATCCCGATGCCGACCGTCCGCTCGGAGCAGGTCCAGGAGGTCGTCCTCACGGAGGTCTGA
- a CDS encoding NAD(P)/FAD-dependent oxidoreductase, which translates to MSKRLTCDVVVIGAGMVGAACALYLARAGLVTLVLDRGPVAGGTTGAGEGNLLVSDKEPGPELELALLSARLWHDLAAEPGIGGTVEFEAKGGIVVASDTEGMAALTGFAAGQRAAGVEAEVVDAGRLADLEPHLAPDLAGGVRYPQDCQVMPSLAAAQVVRAARRAGAELRTGTAVTDILRAADGSVHGVRTAEHGDIHAPVVINAAGTWGGEVAALAGVRLPVLPRRGFVLVTEPLPPGTVRHKVYAADYVADVASGDAGLQSSAVVESTAAGPVLIGASRERVGFDRTFSLPVVRRLAAQATALFPVLGTVHAMRAYLGFRPYLPDHLPAIGADPRAPGLYHACGHEGAGIGLAVGTGHLIAQSLTDRTPDLDLTPFRPDRFAGEER; encoded by the coding sequence GTGAGCAAGCGACTGACCTGCGACGTTGTGGTCATTGGCGCCGGAATGGTCGGCGCCGCCTGCGCCCTGTACCTCGCCCGGGCGGGCCTCGTGACCCTGGTCCTCGACCGGGGACCGGTGGCCGGCGGCACCACCGGCGCCGGTGAGGGCAACCTGCTCGTCTCCGACAAGGAGCCGGGGCCCGAGCTGGAGCTCGCGCTGCTCTCCGCCCGCCTCTGGCACGACCTCGCCGCCGAGCCGGGCATCGGCGGCACCGTCGAGTTCGAGGCGAAGGGCGGCATCGTCGTCGCCTCCGACACCGAAGGCATGGCCGCGCTGACCGGCTTCGCCGCCGGACAGCGGGCGGCGGGTGTCGAGGCCGAGGTGGTCGACGCCGGACGGCTCGCCGACCTGGAACCGCACCTGGCCCCCGACCTCGCGGGCGGCGTCCGGTACCCGCAGGACTGCCAGGTGATGCCCTCCCTCGCCGCCGCCCAGGTCGTCCGGGCGGCCCGGCGGGCCGGAGCCGAGCTGCGCACCGGCACCGCCGTCACGGACATCCTGCGCGCGGCGGACGGTTCCGTGCACGGCGTACGCACGGCGGAGCACGGGGACATCCACGCCCCGGTCGTCATCAACGCGGCCGGCACCTGGGGCGGCGAGGTCGCCGCGCTGGCCGGGGTGCGCCTGCCGGTGCTGCCGCGCCGCGGCTTCGTCCTGGTCACCGAGCCGTTGCCGCCCGGCACCGTCCGGCACAAGGTGTACGCCGCCGACTACGTCGCCGATGTCGCCAGCGGCGACGCAGGGCTCCAGTCCTCGGCGGTCGTCGAGAGCACGGCCGCGGGCCCGGTGCTGATCGGGGCCAGCCGGGAACGGGTCGGTTTCGACCGGACCTTCTCCCTCCCGGTCGTGCGCCGACTGGCCGCCCAGGCGACGGCGCTCTTCCCGGTCCTCGGCACGGTCCACGCGATGCGCGCCTACCTGGGCTTCCGCCCGTATCTGCCGGACCACCTGCCGGCCATCGGGGCGGATCCCCGGGCACCGGGGCTCTACCACGCGTGCGGTCACGAGGGGGCGGGGATCGGGCTCGCGGTCGGCACCGGGCACCTGATCGCACAGTCGTTGACGGACCGGACGCCCGACCTCGATCTGACGCCGTTCCGCCCGGACAGGTTCGCGGGGGAGGAGCGATGA